Proteins encoded together in one Bacteroides ovatus window:
- a CDS encoding MFS transporter, whose product MENIKLREKIGYGLGDAASSMFWKLFTMYLLFFYTDVVGISSAVVGTMFLITRIWDTFLDPFVGILGDRTNSRWGKFRPYLLWIAIPFGICGILTFSSFGDNMTTKIIFAYATYTLMMMVYSLINVPYASLLGVMSANPQVRTEFSSYRMTFAFGGSILVLFLIEPLVDIFSKMKITENIPDIAFGWQMAAVVFAIMASGMFLLTFLWTKERVQPIKEEKGSLKEDLKDLGRNKPWWILLCAGIMALVFNSLRDGSAVFYFKYYVDSSDTFSFSFMNSAITLITIYLVLGQAANILGIMFVPSLTKRIGKKKTYFVAMVGATILSVLFYFLPKDFIWGILCLQVLISICAGIISPLLWSMYADISDYSEWKTGRRATGLIFSSSSMSQKFGWTIGGALTGWLLAYFGFKANVIQSDFAQTGICMMMSIFPAIATMLSAFFISRYPLNEKRLYEISTELEERRKK is encoded by the coding sequence ATGGAAAACATAAAACTAAGAGAAAAAATCGGGTATGGATTAGGAGATGCTGCTTCTTCCATGTTTTGGAAGTTATTCACAATGTATCTGCTATTCTTCTACACAGACGTGGTAGGTATCTCTTCGGCAGTGGTAGGAACAATGTTCCTTATCACACGCATTTGGGACACTTTCCTCGATCCGTTTGTCGGAATATTAGGCGACCGGACAAACTCACGCTGGGGTAAATTCCGCCCCTACCTACTATGGATAGCCATACCATTCGGCATCTGTGGTATACTGACCTTCTCATCTTTTGGAGATAACATGACTACCAAAATAATATTTGCCTATGCCACATATACCCTTATGATGATGGTATATTCATTAATCAATGTTCCGTACGCATCTCTATTAGGAGTAATGTCTGCCAATCCACAAGTACGCACAGAGTTCTCCTCCTACCGCATGACATTTGCTTTTGGAGGAAGTATTCTGGTACTATTCCTCATTGAGCCACTGGTTGATATATTCAGTAAAATGAAGATAACGGAAAATATACCTGACATCGCTTTCGGCTGGCAGATGGCTGCAGTCGTATTTGCGATTATGGCTAGTGGAATGTTCTTATTAACTTTTCTATGGACAAAAGAAAGAGTGCAGCCCATAAAGGAAGAAAAAGGATCACTGAAAGAAGATCTGAAAGATCTGGGCAGAAACAAACCCTGGTGGATTCTTTTATGCGCAGGAATCATGGCATTAGTGTTCAATTCTCTTCGTGACGGTTCTGCTGTATTCTATTTCAAATATTATGTAGACAGCTCCGATACATTCTCTTTCTCATTCATGAATAGTGCCATTACTCTAATCACGATCTACTTGGTATTAGGACAAGCCGCCAATATCCTCGGAATCATGTTTGTGCCATCACTCACCAAAAGAATCGGTAAAAAGAAAACTTATTTTGTAGCAATGGTTGGCGCTACCATTCTAAGTGTTTTATTCTACTTCCTTCCTAAAGATTTTATCTGGGGAATTCTTTGTTTACAGGTCTTAATAAGTATCTGTGCGGGTATTATTTCTCCTTTATTATGGTCTATGTATGCAGATATATCAGACTATTCCGAATGGAAAACCGGAAGACGGGCAACCGGCCTGATATTCTCTTCTTCGTCCATGTCTCAAAAGTTCGGTTGGACAATCGGAGGTGCTTTGACCGGATGGCTACTGGCCTATTTCGGTTTCAAAGCAAATGTAATCCAATCCGACTTTGCTCAAACCGGCATTTGTATGATGATGAGTATCTTCCCGGCAATTGCCACCATGCTATCAGCATTCTTCATTTCACGTTATCCGTTAAATGAAAAAAGATTATATGAAATATCAACAGAACTCGAAGAGAGAAGAAAAAAGTAA
- a CDS encoding glycoside hydrolase family 5 protein → MKKVFISAFLLLSLLTLNGCKSNQPPVKETGEPYGVNLACADFGSSFPGEYNKDYTYPTDQDLEYWQKKGLKLIRLPFKWERLQLDLKGPLNQHDLNKMKELVRAAEKRDMVVILDLHNYCRRFMNNEHTLIGNNELTIEDLASFWQAIAKEFSTFKNIYGYGLMNEPHDLAPETKWFDMAQASINAIREVDTNTLIMVGGNDWSSAERWIEQSDTLKFLKDPANNLAFEAHVYFDKDASGTYKYSYEEEECYPEKGIDRVKPFVEWIKQNKFHGFIGEYGIPDNDPRWNETLDLFLGYLQENGINGTYWAAGPWWDTYFMAITPKDGKDRPQMPIIEKYTSTLKK, encoded by the coding sequence ATGAAAAAAGTTTTTATTTCGGCTTTTCTACTACTTAGCCTTCTTACTCTAAATGGATGTAAAAGTAATCAACCTCCGGTAAAAGAGACAGGTGAACCTTACGGAGTAAACTTGGCATGCGCGGACTTCGGTTCATCTTTCCCCGGTGAGTATAATAAAGACTATACCTACCCGACAGATCAAGACCTCGAATATTGGCAAAAGAAAGGGCTGAAACTTATCCGGTTACCATTCAAATGGGAACGGCTACAACTTGACTTAAAAGGACCGCTAAACCAGCATGACCTCAATAAAATGAAAGAATTGGTCAGAGCAGCAGAGAAACGCGATATGGTGGTTATTCTTGACTTACATAATTACTGTCGCCGCTTCATGAACAACGAACATACCCTCATTGGAAACAATGAATTAACAATCGAAGACCTGGCTTCTTTCTGGCAAGCTATCGCTAAAGAATTCTCCACTTTTAAAAACATATATGGTTACGGGCTAATGAACGAACCACATGATCTGGCCCCGGAAACCAAGTGGTTCGACATGGCACAAGCGTCCATCAATGCCATACGAGAAGTCGACACAAATACGCTTATTATGGTAGGCGGCAACGACTGGTCATCAGCAGAGCGTTGGATCGAGCAGAGTGATACACTCAAATTCTTAAAAGACCCGGCTAATAACCTTGCTTTTGAAGCTCATGTATATTTTGACAAGGATGCATCCGGTACGTACAAATATTCATACGAAGAGGAAGAATGTTATCCGGAGAAAGGAATCGACCGGGTAAAACCATTTGTAGAATGGATTAAACAGAATAAATTCCATGGTTTTATCGGAGAATATGGAATCCCCGACAATGATCCCCGTTGGAATGAAACCCTCGACTTATTCTTGGGATATTTACAAGAAAATGGAATCAATGGTACATATTGGGCTGCGGGTCCGTGGTGGGATACCTATTTCATGGCAATCACCCCCAAAGACGGAAAAGACAGACCGCAAATGCCTATCATTGAGAAATATACAAGTACCTTAAAAAAATAG
- a CDS encoding alpha-L-rhamnosidase, translated as MKYQQNSKREEKSKFITNQLTNMAHIPIRSYLYLLLGTTLFSCVPQELKPPFELKCENIPVPVGVDTQTPRLSWKLPLLEEDSINRVEIWLSTDSTQLSGRQSGYWNKSIIGAPIRVSYDGQPLDSYTTYYWKIGYQTSSKQKTTFSPISSFTTGCLSPDNWKGKWITDKHDITYRPAPYYRKSFQLDKTIEQALLTIASAGLHELSINGQRAGNHFLDPMYTHFDKRILSVTHDVTSLLSLGENVIGVQLGNGWYNHQSTAVWFFDKASWRNRPKFTAQLHLRYTDGTTEYLGTDSTWQTTDSPVIFNSIYTAEHYDAQKELAGWDSPGFNATGWYHAQETESPTETIKSQVMYPIRETARYTATQCKKINDSCYVYHFPQNIAGVTELKVKGKKGTKLRLKHGELLDKNGMVNMANIDYHYRPTDDSDPFQTDIVILSGKQDRFMPKFNYKGFQFVEVSSSTPIQLSDENLIAVEMHSDVPAIGYWSSSSELLNKIWKATNSSYLANLFGYPTDCPQREKNGWTGDAHIAIETGLYNFDGISIYEKWMNDFCDEQKDNGVLPCIIPTSVWGYDWANGVDWTSAVAIIPWEIYRFYGDTTLLRRMYGPIKKYVSYIESISTNHLTDWGLGDWVPVRSKSNITLTSSIYYYTDVCILAKAARLFGYAEDASYYNTLAQKIKEAINTSFLNKETGIYAGGTQTELAMPLYWGIVPEEDKKKVAARLHELVEKDDYHLDVGLLGSKALLSALSDNGYAETAYKVASQDTYPSWGYWIKQGATTLHENWRTDVVIDNSYNHIMFGEIGAWLYKGLGGIQIDEKHPGFKHILLKPFFPADMNELTIRYNTPYGWLNINWVRQTNDCIRYTIDIPAGTSATFVPFTMPEPQKSITLQAGKHSLELDFIHQLINQR; from the coding sequence ATGAAATATCAACAGAACTCGAAGAGAGAAGAAAAAAGTAAATTCATCACTAACCAACTAACCAATATGGCTCATATTCCAATTCGGTCCTATTTATATTTACTATTGGGCACAACCCTATTCTCATGTGTACCTCAAGAGCTAAAACCGCCATTTGAATTAAAATGTGAGAATATACCCGTTCCTGTAGGAGTAGATACTCAAACTCCCAGACTCTCCTGGAAACTTCCGCTGCTAGAGGAAGATAGTATCAACAGAGTTGAAATATGGCTATCAACAGACAGTACTCAATTATCAGGCAGACAGTCCGGTTATTGGAACAAATCCATCATAGGAGCTCCCATAAGAGTCTCCTATGATGGACAACCATTAGATTCATATACAACATATTATTGGAAAATAGGCTATCAAACCTCTTCCAAACAGAAAACTACATTTTCTCCAATATCCTCCTTCACAACAGGATGTTTATCACCCGACAACTGGAAAGGGAAATGGATTACTGATAAACATGACATCACATACCGTCCGGCACCCTATTATAGAAAGAGCTTCCAATTAGACAAAACAATCGAGCAAGCCTTACTCACTATTGCATCGGCAGGCCTGCATGAGCTCTCTATCAACGGGCAACGGGCAGGAAATCATTTCCTTGACCCTATGTATACACATTTCGACAAACGTATACTATCAGTCACTCATGATGTTACGTCATTACTATCTCTGGGTGAAAATGTAATAGGAGTACAACTGGGGAACGGCTGGTATAATCATCAATCCACAGCAGTATGGTTTTTCGACAAGGCTTCATGGAGAAACCGCCCTAAATTCACAGCACAACTCCATCTGCGTTACACAGATGGAACAACAGAATATCTGGGTACTGACTCAACCTGGCAAACAACTGACAGCCCGGTTATTTTCAACAGCATCTATACAGCCGAGCATTATGATGCACAGAAAGAATTAGCAGGCTGGGACTCCCCCGGATTCAACGCTACCGGATGGTATCATGCACAAGAAACCGAATCGCCTACGGAAACGATCAAATCACAAGTTATGTATCCGATTCGTGAAACGGCCCGCTATACAGCAACTCAATGCAAAAAAATAAATGACAGCTGCTACGTCTATCATTTCCCCCAAAACATTGCAGGTGTCACCGAGCTAAAAGTGAAAGGGAAAAAAGGAACAAAACTGCGCCTGAAACATGGGGAACTTTTAGACAAAAACGGTATGGTAAACATGGCAAATATAGATTATCACTACCGGCCGACAGACGACAGCGATCCTTTTCAAACAGACATCGTCATACTTAGCGGAAAGCAAGATAGATTCATGCCCAAATTCAACTACAAAGGTTTTCAGTTTGTAGAAGTCTCATCATCTACCCCTATTCAATTATCCGACGAAAATCTTATTGCAGTAGAAATGCACAGTGATGTTCCGGCCATCGGCTACTGGTCTTCGTCATCCGAGCTGCTAAACAAAATATGGAAAGCCACTAACAGTTCCTATTTAGCCAACTTGTTCGGTTACCCGACTGACTGCCCTCAACGGGAAAAGAATGGCTGGACAGGAGATGCACATATTGCCATAGAAACAGGATTATACAATTTCGATGGTATCTCTATATATGAGAAATGGATGAACGACTTTTGTGATGAACAAAAAGACAACGGAGTCCTCCCATGTATCATCCCAACTTCTGTATGGGGCTATGATTGGGCCAACGGGGTCGACTGGACGAGTGCTGTCGCCATTATCCCTTGGGAAATTTATCGATTTTACGGAGATACCACATTACTCCGCCGCATGTACGGACCAATCAAAAAATATGTCTCCTATATAGAATCCATATCAACCAATCATCTTACAGACTGGGGACTGGGCGACTGGGTACCTGTACGCTCAAAAAGCAATATAACCTTGACTTCCTCTATCTATTATTATACGGACGTCTGTATTCTAGCCAAAGCAGCCAGACTTTTCGGATATGCCGAAGATGCCTCCTATTATAACACGCTGGCACAAAAAATAAAAGAAGCTATCAACACCAGTTTTCTCAATAAGGAAACAGGAATATATGCAGGGGGAACACAGACAGAACTTGCCATGCCATTATACTGGGGAATCGTTCCGGAAGAAGATAAAAAGAAAGTTGCTGCCAGACTACATGAATTGGTAGAAAAAGACGATTATCATCTGGACGTCGGTTTATTAGGAAGCAAGGCCCTACTTTCCGCCCTGTCAGATAACGGATATGCGGAAACAGCTTACAAAGTCGCATCACAAGACACCTATCCTTCCTGGGGGTACTGGATCAAACAAGGTGCTACAACTCTACATGAAAATTGGCGGACAGATGTCGTTATCGACAACTCATATAACCATATTATGTTCGGAGAAATAGGAGCATGGCTATACAAAGGACTGGGAGGAATTCAGATAGATGAAAAACATCCCGGATTCAAGCATATTTTGCTAAAACCTTTCTTTCCGGCAGACATGAATGAACTTACCATACGCTATAATACTCCCTATGGCTGGTTAAATATCAACTGGGTTCGTCAAACTAATGACTGCATCCGTTATACAATCGATATTCCGGCAGGCACTTCTGCAACATTTGTTCCTTTTACAATGCCAGAACCCCAAAAATCTATAACTTTACAAGCCGGAAAACATTCACTTGAACTTGATTTTATTCACCAATTAATCAATCAACGATAA
- a CDS encoding glycosidase produces MKSNRLEELTQNYEALINRKNEICNNSNGIYKRYYHPVLTAEHAPLIWKYDFDEKQNPFMEERIGINAVMNTGAIKINHKYYLVARVEGADRKSFFAVAESNSPVDGFRFWDYPIEMPETDIPDTNMYDMRLTAHEDGWIYGIFCAERKDTNAPAGDLSSAVAVAGIARTKDLKTWQRLPDLKSPSQQRNVVLHPEFVNGKYALYTRPQDGFIDAGNGGGIGWALIDDICHAEIKEEKIINKRFYHTIKEVKNGEGPHPIKTPQGWLHLAHGVRGCAAGLRYVLYLYMTSLEDPTEIIAEPAGYFMAPIGEERIGDVSNVLFSNGWIEDDNGKIYIYYASSDTRLHVAESTVSQLVDYCLHTPTDGFRSIESVKRIITMVNHNKQYLKQ; encoded by the coding sequence ATGAAAAGTAATAGATTAGAAGAGCTAACACAAAATTATGAAGCTCTTATCAACCGAAAAAATGAGATATGTAACAATAGCAACGGTATATATAAACGTTACTACCACCCTGTATTAACAGCAGAACATGCACCACTCATCTGGAAGTATGATTTTGATGAAAAACAAAACCCATTCATGGAAGAAAGAATTGGTATCAACGCTGTAATGAATACGGGAGCCATCAAGATCAATCATAAATACTATCTTGTGGCGCGTGTGGAAGGAGCAGACCGAAAATCATTCTTTGCAGTAGCAGAAAGTAATAGTCCCGTAGACGGATTTCGTTTTTGGGATTATCCGATAGAAATGCCGGAGACAGACATTCCTGATACCAATATGTACGATATGCGCCTGACCGCACATGAAGATGGATGGATTTATGGCATTTTTTGTGCGGAACGCAAAGATACAAACGCTCCAGCCGGTGATTTATCTTCCGCAGTAGCCGTTGCAGGTATTGCACGAACAAAAGACCTAAAAACATGGCAACGCTTGCCGGATCTGAAATCTCCGAGCCAGCAACGTAACGTAGTGCTTCATCCGGAATTTGTGAATGGGAAGTATGCCCTGTATACCCGCCCTCAAGATGGTTTTATTGACGCCGGCAATGGAGGAGGTATCGGATGGGCACTCATAGATGACATCTGTCATGCCGAAATAAAAGAGGAAAAAATCATCAATAAACGGTTTTATCATACGATCAAGGAGGTAAAAAATGGAGAAGGGCCACACCCCATTAAAACTCCACAAGGATGGTTACATTTAGCACATGGTGTAAGAGGATGCGCAGCCGGATTACGCTATGTATTATACTTATACATGACTTCTTTAGAAGATCCGACAGAAATTATAGCTGAACCTGCAGGTTATTTCATGGCCCCTATAGGAGAAGAAAGAATCGGTGATGTATCGAATGTATTATTCTCAAACGGATGGATTGAAGATGATAACGGAAAAATTTATATCTATTATGCGTCTTCAGACACCCGTCTTCATGTAGCCGAATCAACAGTAAGCCAGCTTGTAGATTATTGTCTGCACACACCAACCGACGGTTTCCGTTCTATAGAATCTGTGAAGCGGATCATTACTATGGTAAACCACAATAAACAATACCTGAAACAATAA
- a CDS encoding DUF4038 domain-containing protein, translating into MFKRFSICYILFMFCITGTSAQKDRWTGNATNLSKGNLRVNSSGRYLEYSDGTPFLYMGDTAWELISRLNDKETELYLENRREKGFTVIQTVILDELDDMDVSSNGEPKLIDGNIDKPAPGYFTHVDKVISLAAAKGLYIALLPTWGDKVDKQWGKGPEIFTPENAYRYGKWLGERYMNAPNLIWIIGGDRSGDGKNFAIWNALATGIKSVDKNHLMTYHPHGEHSSSFWFHNASWLDFNMCQSGHAQQDFAIYQRLLLPDLKKEPHKPCMDGEPRYENIPINFKKENGRFGDDDIRHTLYQSMFSGACGYTYGCNDIWQMFDTGREPKCDADTPWYQSMDKQGAWDLIHFRRLWEKFDFTQGKNQQTIFGNIPLENKNYPVAFGNKDYLLVYFPQGGERTIYLPSMKASKRSLKWMNPRNGRITFHQNTTADTIPVSSPTKGKGNDWVLIIE; encoded by the coding sequence ATGTTCAAACGATTCTCCATCTGCTATATTTTATTCATGTTTTGTATAACTGGAACTTCCGCCCAAAAAGACCGGTGGACAGGAAACGCCACGAATCTATCCAAAGGAAACTTAAGGGTAAATTCTTCAGGACGTTACCTAGAATACAGTGACGGAACTCCTTTTCTCTACATGGGAGATACAGCATGGGAACTCATCAGCCGCTTAAATGACAAAGAGACTGAACTATATTTGGAGAATCGCAGAGAAAAAGGATTTACCGTCATACAAACGGTAATCCTGGATGAATTAGATGATATGGATGTTTCATCTAACGGAGAACCTAAGTTAATTGACGGCAATATTGACAAGCCCGCTCCCGGCTATTTCACTCATGTAGACAAAGTTATTTCTCTGGCAGCAGCCAAAGGTTTATACATAGCTCTATTACCAACCTGGGGAGATAAGGTAGACAAACAATGGGGAAAAGGACCGGAGATTTTTACACCGGAAAATGCATATAGATACGGCAAATGGTTAGGAGAACGTTATATGAACGCACCCAATCTGATATGGATAATAGGAGGTGATCGAAGTGGAGACGGAAAAAACTTTGCCATTTGGAATGCATTAGCAACCGGTATTAAAAGTGTAGACAAAAACCATTTGATGACCTATCATCCTCATGGAGAGCACTCATCCTCGTTCTGGTTTCACAATGCTTCGTGGCTGGATTTTAATATGTGTCAATCCGGACACGCACAACAAGATTTCGCAATCTATCAACGTCTGCTTTTGCCCGATTTAAAAAAGGAACCACACAAGCCATGCATGGACGGAGAACCCCGATATGAAAATATTCCGATCAATTTCAAAAAAGAAAATGGAAGATTTGGAGATGATGATATCCGCCATACACTTTACCAAAGTATGTTCAGCGGAGCTTGTGGATATACATACGGCTGTAATGATATATGGCAGATGTTTGATACCGGACGTGAGCCTAAATGTGACGCCGACACTCCATGGTACCAATCAATGGATAAACAAGGAGCATGGGACTTAATTCACTTTCGCAGATTATGGGAAAAATTTGACTTTACTCAAGGAAAAAACCAACAAACCATCTTTGGCAATATACCTTTAGAAAATAAAAACTATCCCGTAGCATTCGGCAACAAAGACTACTTATTAGTATATTTTCCACAAGGTGGAGAGAGAACGATTTATTTGCCTTCAATGAAGGCATCCAAACGGTCTTTAAAGTGGATGAATCCTCGCAATGGAAGAATCACATTCCATCAAAATACAACAGCAGATACCATTCCCGTATCCTCTCCCACAAAGGGAAAAGGAAATGACTGGGTTTTAATTATAGAATAA
- a CDS encoding glycoside hydrolase family 2 protein, with protein sequence MRTRIITIITLLLSTPMVIAQKSMDEIDRESFAAKLSPMEVKGIQMTETGNIPLVRDTPANIFLDGTWQLAEGGTEKERLHTIWTDQIPAHVPGSIHTALVENGIIPDPYIGQNDSIAEKQSYKTWWMKREFELDSPSSHCILSFGGIANKCTIWLNGKLLGTHEGMFGGPDFSIGNYLKNKNTLIVKLEAIPQMFLGNWPPNANESWKYTVVFNCVYGWHYAQIPSLGIWRSVQLKEQAAVEIESPFIATRSLDGQMRLTLDLHKKSSPLKGVLYAEVSPKNFKGITQYYRFDINSQKKQETLSLDFQIKDPHLWWPNDRGEQSLYDLNLFFVPQKGKTAHIKTSFGIRTIEMRPLIDGAKEDYYNWTFVINGKPMFIKGTGWCTMDALMDFSRNKYEHLLQIAQSQHIQMLRAWGGGMPETDDFYELCDKYGILVMQEWPTAWNSHNTQPYTILQETVERNTKRLRNHPSLIMWGAGNESDKPFGPAIDMMGRLSIELDGTRPFHRGEAWGGSLHNYNCWWDDAHLNHNLNMTAPFWGEFGIASLPHIETVRRYLDEEKEVWPPQRSGNFTHHTPIFGTMREIEKLTQYSGYFMPKDSLASFILGSQLAQVVGVRHTLERARTLWPHTTGALYYKMNDNYPGVSWSCVDYYGIIKPVHYFVQKSFAPLAAVMLFDRSNLASQEVSLPVYLLDDCQTLEKEPYQVKVSIYNALLDTVATHTFNGIGDDNVVKKLGEINLNREQTKSTMLFFVLDIIKDNKNIYRNYYFTNYEVRPGSIVSMPQTEIKMERTGNMVTLTNTGKHPAIGVHVEVPEKMDQLIVSENYIWLNPQESKILKINLESPVIVKGWNLQSPY encoded by the coding sequence ATGAGAACTCGAATCATCACTATTATCACTTTACTGCTATCCACTCCAATGGTTATTGCACAAAAATCAATGGATGAGATAGACAGAGAAAGCTTTGCAGCAAAGCTATCTCCAATGGAAGTAAAAGGTATACAGATGACTGAAACAGGAAATATTCCTCTTGTCAGAGATACTCCTGCAAACATCTTTTTGGACGGAACCTGGCAACTGGCAGAAGGAGGAACTGAAAAAGAACGTTTACACACTATCTGGACAGATCAAATACCTGCCCATGTGCCTGGTAGTATTCACACCGCATTAGTAGAAAATGGAATCATACCCGATCCATACATCGGACAGAATGACTCTATTGCAGAAAAACAATCTTACAAGACATGGTGGATGAAGCGGGAGTTCGAACTAGACTCCCCCTCATCTCACTGTATATTATCTTTTGGCGGAATTGCTAACAAATGTACAATATGGCTCAATGGAAAACTTTTAGGAACACACGAAGGTATGTTCGGAGGGCCCGATTTTTCAATAGGTAACTATTTAAAGAATAAAAACACTCTCATAGTAAAACTAGAAGCCATCCCTCAAATGTTTCTGGGCAACTGGCCTCCCAACGCAAATGAAAGTTGGAAATATACAGTTGTATTCAATTGCGTTTATGGATGGCATTATGCACAAATCCCATCATTAGGAATCTGGCGTAGTGTTCAATTAAAAGAACAAGCCGCAGTAGAAATAGAATCACCCTTCATCGCTACTCGTTCGCTCGATGGTCAAATGCGCTTAACTCTTGATCTGCATAAAAAATCATCTCCATTAAAAGGAGTATTATATGCAGAAGTATCTCCCAAGAACTTCAAAGGAATAACACAATATTATCGTTTCGACATAAATAGTCAGAAAAAACAGGAAACTTTATCTTTAGACTTTCAAATCAAAGATCCGCATCTTTGGTGGCCCAATGACAGAGGAGAACAATCACTATACGACCTCAACCTATTCTTCGTTCCACAAAAAGGGAAGACAGCCCATATAAAAACGTCGTTCGGTATACGGACTATTGAGATGAGACCATTAATTGATGGTGCTAAAGAAGATTATTATAACTGGACATTCGTCATCAATGGCAAGCCGATGTTCATAAAAGGAACAGGCTGGTGCACTATGGATGCATTAATGGACTTCTCAAGAAATAAATACGAGCATTTGCTCCAGATAGCCCAAAGCCAGCACATACAAATGTTAAGAGCCTGGGGAGGAGGAATGCCCGAAACCGATGATTTTTACGAATTATGCGATAAATATGGTATTTTAGTCATGCAAGAATGGCCAACGGCCTGGAATAGCCATAACACGCAACCGTACACTATCCTGCAAGAAACAGTGGAAAGAAATACCAAACGATTAAGAAATCACCCTTCTCTTATTATGTGGGGAGCAGGGAATGAATCAGATAAACCATTCGGACCTGCAATTGACATGATGGGACGACTTAGTATAGAACTTGACGGAACACGTCCCTTCCATCGTGGGGAAGCCTGGGGAGGCAGCCTGCACAATTACAACTGCTGGTGGGACGATGCTCATCTTAATCACAATTTGAATATGACCGCTCCTTTTTGGGGAGAATTTGGGATAGCATCATTGCCTCACATCGAGACAGTGCGTAGATATTTGGACGAGGAAAAAGAAGTGTGGCCTCCCCAAAGGAGCGGTAATTTCACGCACCACACTCCTATCTTCGGAACGATGAGAGAAATAGAGAAACTTACTCAATATTCCGGTTATTTTATGCCGAAGGACTCGCTGGCTTCTTTCATACTCGGGTCACAGTTAGCACAAGTAGTAGGAGTACGCCATACATTAGAACGGGCACGCACATTATGGCCTCATACTACCGGAGCACTTTATTATAAGATGAACGATAACTATCCTGGTGTATCATGGTCATGTGTAGACTATTATGGTATCATAAAACCCGTTCACTATTTTGTGCAAAAGTCTTTTGCCCCGTTAGCAGCAGTCATGCTATTTGACCGCAGCAACCTTGCCAGTCAAGAAGTCAGTCTTCCTGTCTATCTACTTGATGACTGCCAAACATTAGAGAAAGAACCTTATCAAGTCAAAGTGTCTATATACAATGCATTACTAGATACTGTTGCCACCCATACTTTCAACGGTATCGGCGATGATAATGTCGTCAAAAAACTAGGAGAAATAAATCTGAATAGAGAACAAACCAAATCGACCATGCTATTCTTTGTTCTGGACATAATCAAAGATAACAAAAACATATATCGGAATTATTACTTTACCAATTACGAAGTACGTCCGGGCTCCATCGTATCAATGCCCCAAACAGAAATTAAAATGGAACGCACAGGTAATATGGTGACTTTAACAAATACAGGAAAGCACCCTGCTATCGGAGTACACGTAGAAGTACCAGAAAAAATGGACCAACTTATCGTTTCGGAGAACTATATATGGCTTAACCCACAGGAATCAAAAATATTAAAAATAAATTTGGAATCTCCAGTTATTGTAAAAGGCTGGAATCTTCAATCACCCTATTAA